A genomic stretch from Acidobacteriota bacterium includes:
- a CDS encoding acyl carrier protein, whose translation MDMVKTDDANIKSSLREFLTASVLPLARVDDFQDGDSFLEKGILDSTGVLELVGHIETQYAIRVEADEITPDNLDSLDKLVAFVARKTGRAS comes from the coding sequence ATGGACATGGTCAAAACGGATGATGCGAACATTAAATCGTCCTTGAGGGAGTTCCTGACCGCCTCGGTCCTGCCCTTGGCGAGGGTGGACGATTTCCAGGACGGCGATTCGTTCCTCGAAAAGGGGATCCTGGATTCCACCGGCGTGCTCGAGCTCGTCGGCCACATCGAGACGCAGTATGCTATCCGGGTCGAGGCCGACGAGATCACGCCGGATAACCTCGATTCCCTGGACAAGCTCGTGGCCTTCGTCGCCCGGAAGACAGGCCGCGCCAGCTGA
- a CDS encoding asparagine synthase-related protein translates to MTGLCGIVGGKRPDVCGRQLEIMLSSMRDEDFHRSGTFRQEEIGLYAGWTCHPGSFADGLPVANETGDVLALVAGEIFPSPDEVSGLKKAGHAFEGSGPDYLVHSYEELGPAFVGRLNGWFHGLLFDRRKGTGYLFNDRFGMRRLFVHEEDGQMFFAAQAKAILAALPATRDFDPSGLSEYLACGCTLGARSLFKGIEVLPGGTLWTFGRRGPEKRALYFDRREWEDQPRLEPDRYAEDMRALMPPVIRAYGGRRLPLAVSLTGGIDTRLVMSCLDLRPGDTPCYTFGSMYRDTFDVSLARRIAHRCGQDHSSIVLGREFLQDFRPGLDAACLRSDGCLSLSGAAYLHVNRLARRIAPIRLTGNFGSELLRGVRTFKSQKPKVPFYDPAIAPHLEAARRTFEGLAAVDPISFSLFFQAPNLGYGLLSVEESQLVMRTPFLDNELAKLAYRGPRSYAAGLDLSVAVIRDNRPELLDIPTDFGYLGRGGRLVRSVRKAHHQALFRGEYLASHGMPRSVALLIKLAPWLSPEKLLLGRHKYHHFRTWVRRELAVDIRDVLLAGPDFPSCLDRRSVEGMLEAHLAGRDNFLDEIEKALTVVLDHRLLFHPAADRPGADPC, encoded by the coding sequence ATGACGGGACTCTGCGGGATCGTGGGCGGAAAGCGGCCGGACGTCTGCGGCCGCCAGCTCGAGATCATGCTTTCCTCGATGCGCGATGAGGATTTCCATCGCTCCGGAACGTTTCGGCAGGAGGAGATCGGCCTCTACGCCGGCTGGACCTGCCATCCCGGGTCCTTCGCCGACGGCCTTCCCGTCGCCAACGAGACCGGCGACGTCCTTGCGCTGGTGGCCGGCGAGATCTTCCCCTCGCCGGACGAGGTATCCGGACTGAAGAAGGCCGGGCACGCGTTCGAGGGCTCCGGGCCCGATTATCTCGTCCATTCGTACGAGGAGCTCGGGCCCGCCTTCGTCGGGCGGCTGAACGGCTGGTTCCACGGCCTTCTCTTCGACCGGAGAAAAGGGACCGGCTATCTTTTCAACGACCGCTTCGGCATGAGGCGCCTCTTCGTTCATGAGGAGGACGGGCAGATGTTCTTCGCCGCCCAGGCCAAGGCCATCCTCGCGGCGCTGCCGGCGACGCGCGATTTCGACCCCTCCGGCCTCTCCGAGTACCTGGCCTGCGGCTGCACCCTGGGCGCCCGATCCCTGTTCAAGGGGATCGAAGTCCTTCCGGGCGGGACCCTCTGGACGTTCGGCCGCCGCGGACCCGAGAAGCGGGCGCTGTATTTCGACCGCCGGGAGTGGGAAGACCAGCCCCGGCTCGAGCCGGACCGCTATGCCGAGGACATGCGCGCGCTCATGCCTCCGGTCATCAGGGCCTATGGCGGGAGAAGGCTGCCCCTGGCCGTCTCGCTGACCGGCGGCATCGATACGCGGCTGGTCATGTCCTGCCTGGACCTGCGCCCGGGGGATACTCCCTGTTATACGTTCGGCAGCATGTACCGCGACACCTTCGACGTTTCCCTGGCCCGGCGGATCGCGCATCGCTGCGGCCAGGACCACTCCTCGATCGTCCTGGGCCGGGAGTTCCTTCAGGATTTCCGGCCCGGTCTCGACGCGGCCTGTCTACGGTCTGACGGCTGCCTGAGCCTGTCCGGGGCCGCCTACCTCCATGTCAACAGGCTGGCCCGGCGCATCGCGCCCATCCGCCTGACGGGGAATTTCGGGAGCGAGTTGCTGCGGGGGGTCCGGACCTTCAAGTCCCAGAAGCCGAAAGTGCCGTTCTACGATCCCGCGATCGCCCCGCATCTGGAGGCCGCCCGGCGGACCTTCGAAGGCCTGGCCGCGGTCGACCCGATCTCGTTCTCGCTCTTCTTCCAGGCGCCCAACCTTGGATACGGACTCCTGTCCGTCGAAGAATCGCAGCTCGTCATGCGCACGCCCTTTTTGGACAACGAGCTGGCCAAGCTGGCCTACCGGGGGCCCCGGTCCTATGCCGCCGGACTCGACCTGTCCGTCGCGGTCATCCGGGACAACCGTCCCGAGCTCCTCGACATCCCCACGGACTTCGGCTACCTGGGAAGGGGAGGCCGGCTCGTCCGCTCGGTCCGGAAGGCGCATCACCAGGCCCTCTTCCGGGGCGAATACCTGGCCAGCCACGGGATGCCGCGCAGTGTCGCCCTGCTGATCAAGCTGGCGCCCTGGCTGTCGCCGGAGAAGCTGCTGCTGGGACGCCACAAGTACCATCACTTCCGGACGTGGGTCCGGCGGGAGCTCGCGGTAGACATCCGCGACGTCCTGCTGGCCGGGCCGGATTTCCCTTCCTGCCTGGACAGGCGCTCGGTCGAGGGCATGCTGGAGGCCCATCTCGCGGGGCGCGATAATTTCCTCGATGAGATCGAGAAGGCGCTGACCGTCGTTCTCGACCACCGGCTGCTGTTCCATCCGGCCGCGGACCGCCCGGGGGCGGACCCGTGCTGA
- a CDS encoding GNAT family N-acetyltransferase, whose product MSGVIELGPGDAPRWDRFVDAHPLGRIYHLSGWKTVLESCFGHIRGRFLAACDDRNGDIRTGLPLYVVRSRLTGTRLISAPFATLMDPLVAGPDDLGPLLDEARALSRQARAGYIEIRTLETGPWLAGRGFGESRYYLTHALDLGKPLDGLWRSFHRSCVRQRISRAESSGLEIRAGREEADLRAFHRVLTLTRRRRSLPAQPYRFIESLWNVFGPDGKLRLLLAEKDGRIAAGLVLLVYKDRVSAEILGSDDAFNGLSPVHGLFWHAIRWAHEQGYRTFDFGRTSPANASLLEFKRHWGTSVRELPHFFYPADAALRTERLEKSWKYRLARFFSSERIPAPLSRWVGEFCYRHMG is encoded by the coding sequence ATGAGCGGCGTCATCGAGCTCGGCCCCGGCGACGCTCCCCGGTGGGATCGCTTCGTGGACGCCCATCCGCTGGGCCGGATCTACCACCTGTCGGGCTGGAAGACGGTCCTCGAATCCTGTTTCGGCCATATCCGCGGCCGTTTCCTGGCCGCCTGCGACGACCGGAACGGGGACATAAGGACGGGGCTTCCGCTTTACGTGGTCCGAAGCCGATTGACCGGCACCCGGCTGATCTCGGCGCCGTTCGCGACGCTGATGGACCCGCTGGTCGCGGGGCCGGACGACCTGGGTCCCCTGTTGGACGAGGCCCGGGCGCTCTCGCGGCAGGCCCGCGCCGGTTATATCGAGATCCGGACCCTGGAGACAGGGCCATGGCTGGCCGGGAGGGGATTCGGGGAATCGCGCTATTATCTCACCCACGCCCTCGACCTCGGGAAGCCGCTCGACGGCCTCTGGAGATCGTTCCACCGCTCCTGCGTCCGCCAGAGGATCTCGCGCGCCGAGTCGAGCGGGCTGGAGATCCGGGCCGGCCGGGAAGAGGCGGACCTGCGGGCTTTTCACAGGGTCCTGACGCTGACGAGGCGCCGGAGGTCCCTGCCGGCTCAGCCCTACCGGTTCATCGAGTCGCTCTGGAACGTGTTCGGACCGGACGGCAAGCTCCGTCTCCTGCTCGCCGAAAAGGACGGCCGGATCGCCGCCGGCCTGGTCCTGCTCGTCTACAAGGACCGGGTCTCGGCGGAGATCCTCGGCTCCGACGACGCGTTCAACGGCCTCAGCCCGGTCCACGGCCTCTTCTGGCACGCGATCCGATGGGCGCATGAGCAGGGATACCGCACTTTCGATTTCGGGAGGACGTCCCCCGCGAACGCGAGCCTCCTCGAATTCAAGCGGCATTGGGGGACGTCCGTCCGGGAGCTGCCGCACTTTTTTTATCCGGCCGACGCGGCCTTGAGAACGGAGCGGCTGGAAAAGTCCTGGAAATACCGGCTGGCGCGCTTCTTCTCCTCCGAGAGGATCCCCGCTCCCCTGTCGCGCTGGGTCGGCGAATTCTGCTATCGCCACATGGGGTGA
- a CDS encoding GNAT family N-acetyltransferase: MDIEIVDPRSEPGWDAALLASGDPTFFHSAAWAAVLAETYQFTPLYLAGRDQAKFSLVMPLMEVRSILTGSRGVSLPFTDLCPPFAVDGRLIEAARARALEYGRRAGWRFIEWRDGAPAGAGPAAHETYFRHDIFLGKSESALFAGLPAANRRNIRKAMREGVSTSIDGSMRSLEAFYRLNCRTRRRHGLPPQPFRFFDKLHDHVLSKGLGIVALAHHAGRAVAGSVFLLFGGRAIFKYGASDRSRQNLRPNNLLMWDAILWLKANGQTHLDLGRTEPENDGLLRFKRAWGGDESTVDYHQYSFKAEAFVTGRRRPRPEIWSRLAARAPLPLLRLFGTLAYRHIG, encoded by the coding sequence ATGGATATTGAGATCGTGGATCCCCGGTCGGAACCCGGCTGGGATGCCGCGCTCCTTGCGAGCGGGGATCCGACGTTCTTCCACTCCGCGGCCTGGGCCGCCGTCCTGGCCGAGACGTATCAGTTCACTCCCCTCTATTTGGCGGGCAGGGACCAGGCCAAGTTCTCGCTCGTCATGCCCCTCATGGAGGTCCGGAGCATTCTTACGGGTTCGCGGGGCGTCTCCCTGCCGTTCACGGACCTCTGCCCGCCCTTCGCGGTCGACGGGCGGCTGATCGAGGCCGCCCGCGCCAGGGCGCTCGAATACGGGAGGCGGGCCGGCTGGCGGTTCATCGAGTGGAGGGACGGGGCTCCGGCCGGGGCCGGCCCGGCCGCGCATGAGACCTATTTCCGGCACGACATTTTCCTCGGGAAGAGCGAATCGGCGCTTTTTGCGGGCCTGCCGGCCGCCAATCGAAGGAATATCCGGAAGGCCATGCGGGAAGGCGTCTCGACCTCCATCGACGGGTCGATGCGTTCGCTCGAGGCCTTCTACCGGCTGAATTGCCGGACGCGCCGGCGGCACGGCCTACCGCCTCAGCCGTTCCGGTTCTTCGACAAGCTCCATGATCACGTTCTTTCAAAAGGGCTCGGGATCGTCGCCCTGGCCCACCACGCCGGCCGGGCCGTCGCCGGCTCGGTGTTCCTCCTGTTCGGCGGCCGGGCGATCTTCAAATACGGGGCCTCGGACCGGTCCCGCCAGAACCTCCGGCCGAACAACCTGCTCATGTGGGACGCCATCCTGTGGCTGAAAGCGAACGGCCAGACGCACCTGGACCTCGGACGGACGGAGCCCGAGAACGACGGGCTTCTGCGCTTCAAGCGGGCCTGGGGAGGGGACGAATCGACCGTCGACTATCATCAATATTCTTTCAAGGCGGAAGCGTTCGTCACCGGCCGCAGAAGGCCGCGCCCGGAGATCTGGTCGCGGCTGGCCGCCCGGGCCCCTCTCCCCCTCCTGCGGCTTTTCGGCACCCTGGCGTACCGGCACATCGGATAG
- the nadE gene encoding NAD(+) synthase — translation MNFHKDVLVMDAGREADRIVSFIRDYARSARRNGAVIGLSGGIDSALASELCVRALGKDNVHSLILPERDSNPVSAEYGLKQARKLGITSETIEITPVLEALGAYEKRDSAVRKFFPDYEPGWTMKISLPPDLLHKEAFNVFTLTVTDSRGQVRTARLDKDGLNGIVAATNTKQRTRMVELYLAAERRNYFVCGTTNRTENLQGFFVKYGDGGVDIEPLAHLFKTQIFQLSAHLGVIGEILRRKPSPDTYSFAVSDEEFFYRMPIPTLDLLLHGWENKVPVEEVAKVMDLTEDQVKRAFRDFASKFSGTEHVRQAPPTLPDPR, via the coding sequence ATGAACTTCCACAAGGATGTCCTCGTCATGGACGCCGGCCGCGAGGCCGACCGGATCGTCTCCTTCATCCGCGATTACGCCCGGTCCGCGCGAAGGAACGGGGCGGTCATCGGCCTCAGCGGCGGCATCGATTCCGCCCTCGCCTCCGAGCTCTGCGTCCGGGCCCTCGGCAAGGACAACGTCCACAGCCTCATCCTCCCCGAACGGGACTCGAACCCGGTCAGCGCCGAATACGGCCTGAAACAGGCCCGGAAGCTCGGCATCACCTCGGAAACGATCGAGATCACGCCGGTCCTCGAAGCGCTGGGCGCCTATGAGAAGCGGGACAGCGCGGTCCGGAAGTTCTTTCCCGACTACGAGCCGGGCTGGACGATGAAGATCAGCCTGCCGCCGGATCTGCTCCACAAGGAGGCGTTCAACGTCTTCACCCTGACCGTGACGGACAGCCGCGGCCAGGTGCGGACGGCGCGGCTGGACAAGGACGGTCTCAACGGGATCGTGGCCGCGACCAACACGAAGCAGCGGACCAGGATGGTCGAGCTCTACCTGGCCGCCGAGCGCCGGAACTATTTCGTCTGCGGAACGACCAACCGGACCGAGAACCTTCAGGGATTCTTCGTCAAGTACGGCGACGGCGGCGTGGACATCGAGCCCCTGGCCCACCTGTTCAAGACCCAGATCTTCCAGCTTTCCGCGCACCTCGGCGTCATCGGGGAGATCCTCCGCCGCAAGCCCAGCCCGGACACCTACAGTTTCGCCGTCAGCGATGAGGAGTTCTTCTATCGGATGCCCATCCCGACGCTGGACCTCCTCCTCCACGGCTGGGAGAACAAGGTGCCGGTGGAAGAGGTCGCCAAGGTCATGGACCTCACGGAGGACCAGGTCAAGCGGGCCTTCCGCGATTTCGCCAGCAAGTTCAGCGGGACGGAACACGTCCGCCAGGCCCCTCCGACGCTGCCCGATCCCAGATGA
- a CDS encoding ChbG/HpnK family deacetylase: protein MLIINADDLGRDRAASDACFIGHERRVITSASLMVFMADSARAAELARPARLETGLHINLTQAYDGPGVPAAVRESQERVARYLRLGKWPQVVYNPLLKGAFASTFAWQLEEYRRLLGRDPDHYDGHNHMHLSMNMIVGGFIPEGSRVRRSFTFRRGEKSALNRLYRRRLDAWLIGRHTTTGAFFSLDPVGDRPRLQRIVDLARTADVELMVHPWRDDQFALLMSGPFRDLVGSVPCGAQGDLQPGQARRA, encoded by the coding sequence GTGCTGATCATCAACGCGGACGACCTCGGACGGGACCGGGCCGCGTCGGACGCCTGCTTCATCGGCCATGAGCGCCGCGTCATCACTTCCGCCAGCCTCATGGTCTTCATGGCGGATTCGGCCCGGGCCGCGGAGCTGGCCCGGCCGGCCCGGCTCGAGACGGGCCTTCATATCAACCTGACGCAAGCCTATGACGGGCCCGGCGTTCCGGCCGCCGTCAGGGAGTCCCAGGAACGCGTGGCGCGCTACCTGCGACTGGGAAAGTGGCCCCAGGTCGTCTATAACCCCCTGCTGAAGGGAGCCTTCGCTTCGACCTTCGCCTGGCAGCTGGAAGAATACCGGCGCCTGCTCGGGCGGGACCCGGACCATTACGACGGCCATAACCACATGCACCTGAGCATGAACATGATCGTCGGCGGCTTCATCCCGGAGGGATCCAGGGTCCGACGCAGCTTCACCTTCCGCCGCGGCGAGAAGAGCGCCCTGAACAGGCTCTACCGCCGGCGCCTCGACGCCTGGCTCATCGGCCGGCACACCACGACCGGCGCCTTTTTCAGCCTCGATCCCGTCGGCGACCGGCCCCGGCTGCAGAGGATCGTCGACCTCGCCCGGACGGCCGACGTGGAGCTCATGGTCCATCCCTGGAGGGACGACCAGTTCGCCCTCCTGATGAGCGGCCCGTTCAGGGACCTTGTCGGCTCCGTCCCCTGCGGCGCGCAGGGCGATCTCCAGCCCGGTCAGGCCAGGCGCGCCTGA
- a CDS encoding lipopolysaccharide biosynthesis protein encodes MRSDNDDDARKAGTRSGDLLDAGHLREGLKKKALVGAGFSVFAQTFNYGVQTVGTIILARILSPEDFGLVSMVATFSILVQNFGLNGFTEAIIQKRDLTDDQMRKLFWVNALIMIGLTVFFVAISPAIAWFFGEAQLKSISAGMALSIIFSGLGTCHLALLSRNMKFNLSAIAQVLAAVISTGLSIAMAVGGFGFWSLVARRVSLPLVTTLFAWLFCRWKPGAPAKGTSIRSILTFGYKTYGNYLLGYLRNNLDKIFVGRAFGKTPLGHYDRASQLSSVLPNQLTVALSGVGIATLSRLVDDPPKYRTYFSKALSVLAFIGFPGSALFTILGKDIIIILLGDRWSIAGSIFAALGPGIGAFVIYNTNVWLHISLGRADRLLKWGFIVLGVSLGAYFIGLQFGPYGVAIAYSVMFYVLLIPALSYAGRPAGIGARFCVGILWRYWAAATVSSLLFWAVFDKIQPLAVFYGGLSPLVRIAIGTAAYPAFYLAAVIALFGGLKPILMFRGLIRDMLAR; translated from the coding sequence GTGAGGAGCGACAACGACGATGACGCGCGCAAGGCAGGGACGCGATCAGGCGACCTCCTGGACGCGGGCCACCTGCGCGAGGGGCTCAAGAAAAAGGCCCTTGTCGGGGCCGGCTTCTCCGTCTTCGCCCAGACCTTCAACTACGGCGTCCAGACCGTCGGCACGATCATCCTGGCCCGCATCCTGAGCCCCGAGGATTTCGGGCTCGTCTCCATGGTGGCCACGTTCAGCATCCTGGTCCAGAACTTCGGCCTCAACGGCTTCACCGAGGCCATCATCCAGAAGAGGGACCTGACCGATGACCAGATGAGGAAGCTCTTCTGGGTGAACGCCCTGATCATGATCGGCCTGACCGTCTTCTTCGTGGCCATCTCCCCGGCCATCGCCTGGTTCTTCGGAGAGGCCCAGCTCAAGAGCATCTCGGCCGGCATGGCCCTGTCGATCATCTTCAGCGGCCTGGGGACATGCCACCTGGCGCTGCTGAGCCGGAACATGAAGTTCAATCTCTCGGCGATCGCCCAGGTCCTGGCCGCGGTGATCAGCACGGGGCTCAGCATCGCCATGGCCGTGGGCGGATTCGGCTTCTGGTCGCTGGTGGCCCGCCGCGTTTCCCTTCCCCTGGTCACGACCCTTTTCGCCTGGTTGTTCTGCCGCTGGAAGCCCGGGGCCCCGGCCAAAGGGACGTCGATCCGGTCGATCCTGACCTTCGGGTACAAAACCTACGGGAACTACCTTCTCGGCTATCTGCGGAACAACCTCGACAAGATCTTCGTCGGCCGGGCTTTCGGGAAGACCCCTCTCGGTCATTACGACCGGGCCTCGCAGCTCTCCTCGGTCCTGCCGAACCAGCTGACCGTCGCCCTCTCGGGCGTGGGGATCGCCACCCTGAGCCGCCTGGTCGACGATCCCCCGAAATACCGGACCTATTTCTCCAAGGCGCTGTCCGTCCTGGCCTTCATCGGATTCCCCGGCAGCGCCCTGTTCACGATCCTGGGCAAGGACATCATCATCATCCTCCTCGGCGACCGCTGGAGCATCGCCGGGTCGATCTTCGCCGCTCTAGGTCCGGGCATCGGCGCGTTCGTGATCTACAACACCAATGTCTGGCTGCACATCTCGCTCGGCCGGGCCGACCGCCTCCTGAAATGGGGTTTCATCGTCCTCGGGGTCTCGCTGGGGGCTTACTTCATCGGCCTTCAGTTCGGCCCCTATGGGGTCGCGATAGCCTATTCCGTCATGTTCTATGTCCTGCTCATCCCCGCGCTCTCGTACGCCGGCCGGCCGGCCGGGATCGGGGCCCGCTTCTGCGTCGGGATCCTCTGGAGATACTGGGCCGCGGCGACCGTTTCCAGCCTGCTCTTCTGGGCTGTTTTCGACAAGATCCAGCCGCTTGCCGTCTTTTACGGAGGATTATCTCCCCTCGTGAGGATCGCCATCGGGACGGCGGCCTATCCCGCCTTCTATCTGGCCGCCGTCATCGCCCTGTTCGGCGGCCTGAAGCCCATCCTCATGTTCCGGGGACTGATCAGGGACATGCTGGCCCGCTAG